The Herpetosiphonaceae bacterium genome segment TCGCCCTCCGCCGCGATCTGCGCGCGCAGCTCAGGCGGTGAGAGCACCTCGACATCCGCGCCCCAGCTCAGCACCCAGTTCCTGATCTCGCGAATGCCGCCGACGCTCATCGACAGGATACAGCCGCCATCGGGAAGCTGCTCGATGCGCTGCGAGTGATGCCAGACGCTCTCCTGCACGCGCCGCGCGGCGTTGGGGCTGAAGCGCAGCCGCACCTCGACCTCTTCCTCGGCCATAATGCCCCACGAGACTTGCAGCCACTTGTAGGGATCGAAGTCTTCGGGGATGCTGTAGTGCTCGGCCAGCAGCTCGGCCTGCTGGATACGCTCGACCTTGAAGGTGCGTAGCGCGTCGCGCAGCCGATCGTGCGCCAGGACATAGCTGCCCGGCTCGAAGCGCGCAACTTCGAGAAAGTACGGCTCGATCACCCGCTCCTGCGGCTCGGCGCGATCTGCCGCCCAGTAGCGGATCGATACGACTCGCCGATCGGCCCAGGCGCGCGTCAGCGTTTCGACGATCTGGACATAGTTGGAGCGGATCGGCTTGGCGCGAATCACCTCCGCCGCCCGCGACATATGCTCCGAGAGCGTGGCATCGGGCAGCGAGGCCGCGATCTTGTCGAGCGCGCTGACCACGTGGGGATTATTTTC includes the following:
- a CDS encoding transcriptional regulator; translation: MEESRTQSKAARLRRIEHKLYNTPQGLGAVELSQYCGVDRRTIYRDIEALELMGVPVWQFDGKFGIDRDGYQSTVRLNLNETVALYFAARLLAHHSDENNPHVVSALDKIAASLPDATLSEHMSRAAEVIRAKPIRSNYVQIVETLTRAWADRRVVSIRYWAADRAEPQERVIEPYFLEVARFEPGSYVLAHDRLRDALRTFKVERIQQAELLAEHYSIPEDFDPYKWLQVSWGIMAEEEVEVRLRFSPNAARRVQESVWHHSQRIEQLPDGGCILSMSVGGIREIRNWVLSWGADVEVLSPPELRAQIAAEGERMAAQYHRSV